The genomic DNA GGAGGAGGACCGTAGGGAGGAAGGTGATTCAGAGAGGACAGCGTGTGAGAGGTGATTAGGGGTAAATAGATGGAAATGCATTGTATATATGTGAGAAActgtcaataaataaatgtaagttaAGGGCTCTTGCAGATCTTTCAAGTTCAGTTGCCAGCACCCGTCTCAGATGGCTCACAACAGCCGGCgacttcagctccaggagatccaacccATGGGCCCCTGCACGCATGCGCAGTGCACGCATGCGCACAGATACACAAAGGcacataataaagaataaaaaaaatttttttaatgttttaaaagattgACATCTGTCCTGTAGGATCACGAGCCACAAAGCAATTACTACAAACGCAGATGCGCGGGTACTAATGACGCTCACTGCAtggactggctggttttgtgtgtcaacttgacacaagctggagttatcacagagaaaggagtctccattgaggaaatgcctccatgagatgcagctataggcattttctcaatcagtgatccatggggggaggacccagcccattgtgggtggggccatccctgggctagaagtcttgggttctataagaaagcaggttaagCGAGCGAggagaagcaatccagtaagcagcatccttctaCTGCTTCTGtgttagctcctgcctccaggttcctgcgctgtgtgagttcctgccctcacttcctttagtgatgaacagccatgtggaagtgtaagctgaagaaaccctttcctccccagcttgcttcttgacCATGAAGTTcagtgcaggaataggaaccctgactgagACCCTGCAGTTTTTCAAAATggcaacaatgacaacaatattAAATACTAAAACAACCCAGCCCTGGTGACCTGGTGGCAACAATAATAACCCAGGTGGCCGGTGGGAAATCACGGGACAAGGACAACACCCCCAAAGGGTGTGAGTAGTCAGGTTATACTGAgtgaggaaagggagaaggggagtgCAAATCCCATTCTAGTGAAGAAGAAAAAATGCAAGCTAGCAGGGGACAGACTGTGGTGTCCCCAGGGGTCTGTGGCAGTCACTGTCTATGGCAGTCACTGCTGGGCCATACTCTTCTTTCTTCTGCAGCTCTTTCTGTCCCTGGTTGTCTAGAATGAATCCATTTCACATCTAAATGGGGTGGCCTCTGACTCTGTTCCCTGACCTTGAATCTTCTGCCTCCTACCTAGACTCCCTGGTTGGGTCTTAGTGGAAGAGGGTGggcctagtcctgctgggactaaaTGTCCCAGGGCAGGGTGGTACataagcaggggtggggggtaactctcctttctctgagaaggggagggggcaatgggaggagggatcTGTAAGGGTGGGAGTGGGCTATGATGGGGatataaactgaataaaaataaattattgagaagaaaaaaaatctcaagacaAAGATCGGGAAGATGTTTTGTTCCACTGGGATCCAGGCTTTTCTCTCCTCCATCTGCTGGGAAGCTGCTTTCTCCCCATGAATGGCTCCTTAAGAGGGGAGGTGGTAGGACATCTCTAAGCTATCAGCCAGTAGGGTTCATCCAAGAGCACCAAGCTGAGCTCTCAGAAGAAAATTAGCAGCGAGGAAATTAGACCTGGAAAGCCCAGCTGAGTGGTCTAATGTGTATCCCTCAAGAATCCGCGCTGTATACATTATATTTTCTGGTGTGAGTCACTTGCTTCTCAATTTCGTTTTAAATGTTTCAAGTCATTACAGTTTCACTGCTACACTTTCCACCAGCCAACGAGCTCTTAATCCACCCTCCCTAAGAAGACGAGAGCAGTACCACCAAGCTTCAAACATGCCCATCAAATGCTGGAGAAAATACCTTAACCCTTCTTACAACCCCTACACCCTACATGAGACTTCTTACCTAAGTTATCCTAGATTTTCACATTTGTGAAATGGACATCTAACCGTCTACCTAATGGAAGGCTCAGGGACAGGAGCTGGGGAGAGGTtccagcagttaggagcacttgctgctctggtAGAGGACaccagttctgttcccagcactcacatgggaCAGCTCACAtccacctgtagctccagttccacccccaacccctgcaagggatccaacacctccTCTGTGTCGTACACACACAGGTATCCATACATGCACATaggcagacaaacacacacacacacacacacacacacacatacacacacacataaatcttTTTTCAAGCTGTAGGGATTCAATGAGTTGGTGGTATAAAGAATTCGTTGTGTGCATACAGGAATCACTCATTCGATGTTTGATAAAGCTGGTAAACTAGACAGTTGCCTGGGAGAGGCAACaacctctttgtttctttgtatttccCTAGCTGGTGCTAGTGGGTTAGATCTGATGGCGGAGTTGGTGAGCTTGAAAAGTAAAATTCCACTTGTCATCTAAACCTTGAGTTTGGTCGCACCAGGAAATTAACCACCCTCAGATCACAGAATGGGTACCATGGAGTCTTCCCACTGTTCTTCAAAGCCAGGACCAGGACACCAACTGTAGCAAAGAAAGACAGAGGACAGGCTGAAGAGTCCTGTTTGAGGCAGAATCGATAGGGTTTGATGAATAGCCCTCGGAGAGGCTGAAAGAgaagaatggagtctccaagcacctGACTTGGATGATTAAATACACTCGGATTCACTCAATGAATTATCTACTGTGTGCTTGCTATGGTCTGGGTGCTGTCCTGGGTGCAAGAGAATCAAGGTCCaccaaagaggaagaaagaacaagGTCTGCTCTGTGGAACTTCCTTTCTAGCTGGAGAGACCAACATAACAgtcaaggaaaggaggaaagaaagtatCCAATTGCGACAACTTAGATGAAGGAAGTAAACAAAGTTAATGAAGTGGAGAGTAacaagagagagtgtgtgtaggATAAGATAGTCCCCTCTGAAGAGGGAGTCCATGAGGGTCTGAAGGAGACGGAGCCATGGagcccagggtggggtggggcaccAGGCCGGGAGAGACTATAGGGTAGGAAAGGAGCTGTGTTTGATGAGGAGGAAAAGTCAATGCAGCTGAAATATGGGAAAAGAGGAATGGACTAACctgggagaggctggggaaataaACAGAAACAGTTGAGGTTGAGCCTTGAGAAGCAGGTTCTGAGGCAGATCTCGAGGGAGGGAAATCTCCAGACTGAAGATCCAAGGCTAAGACCTAAAAATCCAGAGGTGGTGTTAGGATTGGAGAGAGTGCCTCATTTATAGCAGAGAGTTTTCAGAAATACTAATTTCTCAGGCACCCAAAATATAGATTTCTAGATACGGAACTGCCTCAGACTGGAGATCCGTTTTTCGATGCTCTTTGGTTCACTCCATCAgggctgtttcttctctctctctctctctctctctctctctctctctctctctctctctttctctctctcactcacacacacacacacacacacacacacgcaagcataAAACTAAATGCTGGACATGCACATAAAACAGCACACCATAAGTGAGCATTGTGACCCTCACACATAAAATAGCTATGTTAATAAAACGTCACCAAACAGTGACTGGACCTACTGCTGGTAAGACCTGACTAAACTGACAGATAAAGCAAGGCTGTCTGAGAAGAATATTCTAGGCAAAGGGAACAGCCATGATAAAAGCCACATGGAAGGCTGGGTGTGCTAGTAcacatataatcccagcacatgggatgttgaggcagaaggattgctgcaCATAGGGGGCCATTctagggtgggtgggtgtgtgtgtgtgtgtgtgtgtgtgtgtgtgtgtgtgtgtctttatatacatatatatctatagatagatagatagattgattgattgattgattgattgattaatagAACATAGGAAGACTGAATTCAATCTTTTGGTTTACCCAAATTCAGTTAACCAAGCAAAATAGAgaagagaagatgaagaagaaaggaccATTTTATCTAAGTGTTCATCCAGCAAGCTTGCACTGGGTGCTGTCCCTCATACTAATACAAGGAGTCAAAAAATatgatttctctgtctctctctctctctctctctctctctctctctctctctctctctctcaataaacAGGTAATCACACCCAAATAGGTATGACCCCATGCCACCATGCTGTAAGCAAGAGCATCCTAGACAAAGACGTTCACATTCTGAGAAAGCTACCACAATGAATGATTAATACCTTTGAGGATGGTGATGTAATTGCTTTGGAAACAAGGTGTGTTggggttattattatttttatggtcCTACCAAGCTCTGAATATCTGGATTTCAGAGGAAATATCTGTAGCAGTGAATCCTGGGTCTGAGAGGCGGTCTAATCACTTCTATTCTAAGAAAGCAGAATCCTGAAAATTGGTAACATTTATTGAGCACATATTGAGCCTGGTTCAATGTTCAATCAAATGACTTCCTTGCTATTTCCAGGGGAGGCAGGGAGCATGACCCCGCCTTTTTCAAATGCAGAAATTGGGTTAGGTGATGGGGACTTTCTTTCCTACAACCAAGCTCCATCTGGGCAGAGTGATTTTCTTAGGGATAGTTTTCATCCTAACATTCGCTGCTTTCTTTGCCCTAGGGCCAAAGTGAatccttctctctttttacccCATCTGTCTGTCCAGGATGTTTGTACCAGCCAAAACCACCTGGGAGTCTTCCTCTGGGCCACGAAGTAGAGAGATTTCAGTCTCCTGTGTCTCCTGGGAGGTGAAAGAAGtggaatataaaatgttttatcaGCTGGATGGGAGAATCTCATTCCTTCTAATGATTTACATTCGGTGATATTTTAAAAGGTGAGATGGTCCTTTGCAGACTTAAAACTTAAAAGGTcttgctccctccttccctgaACTCTTACTTGCAAACTTCTCAGTGTGAGTGGGTTCATGCATCCACAGAAGGGTCTCTACCTGCGAGGGAACTCAGCGTGTCAGCCGCTCCTCGGCCTCCCAGGGTGACcggctccctccccctcccccacttgctttctccctccctccctcttatgGGGAGGCTCCTGGCTCTTGGCCTAAGTCCCTGAGCCCAGCCGCGTGCAGGCAGAGGACTGACCTACGCAGTAAGAGTGAAGTCTCATCTCCCTTGAGCCCGGAGCTGCAAGCTTTTCAGAGCCTCTCTGCTCGCCATGAACCGACAGCCAGAGCCCCAAGCTGCGCGAACGGTGCGCTCCTCGTCCCTCCCGGTGTCACCGACTTCGCCCATGTCTCAGTATGCTTCCCGCTCAGACTCTAAGGGAGCTCTGGACAGTAGCAGCCCAGAAGTCAATACAGAAGATGACAAGACCGAGGAGGACATGCCTGCGCCCAGTAACTATCTGTGGCTCTCCATTGTTTCATGTTTCTGCCCAGCGTACCCGATCAACATCGTGGCCTTAGTCTTCTCTATCATGGTGAGTTGGGTTGTGACCAAAGGCAACTGCAAAGGGCGGTGCTGCCTTTCCATGCTTTTCCCAGGACCGTCAGCGCtaaccaagccttccccagaccCAACTTTGCGCTTCTCTGCTCCAACGCTCCCACCTCCAAGTTCATTGGACGCTCGGCTTCTCCTACTCCCACTGCTTTCCTAGAACTTCAACACTCTCGCCCTGACAAGCCACAGTGCACCCCCATGCTCTGAGCCTGCAGGTTCTGTGTCCTGCTGCATCCCACGAGTGGCCACACTGGGTGCCCCTGCCCTCCAGTGCCCAAAGCTGCCTCTATGTTTGCAAGTTCTTTCTGTACAGTGAACTGGGCACTTCCTCTCCGAGCCCCTCAGGAGATTCCCACAGCTCCTCCCTGAGCTTGCCCAACCCTCCACCCCCGACCCAGCATGTTTTCCCTAGGGTCAAAgttccttcctgtttcttgctACACCCAGCAACCCCTACCTTGGCTCTCTTTGGCGCCAGCCCTCCAGCTCTCTGCGGGCTACCACCCAGGACACCACCATAGGACTTTCTTGATTGTACCCTGTGCTCTTCTCAAAAGGGAAAGGCCTGCTTGCTCTCTCCCTCAGTTTGTCCTAATCTGTCCCCATTTTGCTGCACTCAGACCTTGTCTGACTTTCCCAGGAACCTCTCTACCATTCGTTCCTACCCCAGAGTCTCCGGCCAGTGCATTTGACGATTCCTCTATAGAGCCATGTATGCCCTGGGGCTCAGCTCTGCCACCTTCTTCAATGCTCCCAGCAACCAGCTCCTCCCTTATTGACTGGAGCAGCTGGTCCTGCCATGGTGGCAGAGTGAAACTCACCCAGACACTGCCCTGGGACAACCCCGGCCGTTGCAGAAGTTGTGTGTTCCCTCCCCCAAGGCTCTCCTGCAGCTAACTAATACAACTTCCACCGAAGAGAGGTCTCCTTCAAGTGGGCTAAGGTTCCAAAGCCTGCAGGTATGCCCCCCCCCCACTGGCAAAGCCTCTCCTGGGTACAGCAAAGATTCCGTTGGCACCCACTCACTGCCTTTCCCCAAACCTGGCTGTCTGCACCAGCATGCAAGTGTGCAGCGCACGGTTCAAATCCCAGTCTTACCACGTGCAAGCCCTATGGCGTCCAGAAATCAGTGCAGATCTCTGTACCTTGGTTTTCTTTGTATAATGGGAATTGTTGTGGCCATATTTCTGGGAGATTGTAAGTATTAATTTGATAAATGTGGTGTGCCTAGAATGATGCCAAGtattgcagcagcagcaggaggaggagcagtagcagcagcagcagccgcaaaTAATTTTTTGTTCAAGTGTCACTTCGCGAGACctgtttaaaagtttaaaaccAAAGCCCTTCCCAAACTGTAGGTACTGGTCCCTATAGTGCAAAGCACTTCAAAGACTTTTACGTTTTTATTTGGGGGAGCACCAACAGCCCAGGAGTGGGAGTCAGAGGACGACTCTGTAGAGTGACTTCCCTGTCATCTTCCACCTTTCTACTCGGGTCACCAGGCTTGCACAGCAGGTGCTTCCACTGGCTGGGCCACctcatttttgctttttaatatgtcCGTTATCTCGGTCCCCTCCTTAACACAGCCTGCAGGCTCTCTGAGGGCAGGGTTATTTGTCTGTTTACTAGTAGGCCCTGCGGAAGCAGCCACAAGAGAATCTGACGCGTAGATAATCTCAGGAAATACTCCAAAATGAGCGCATGCATGAAGGCAGGGTTGATGGCTTCACCTGTCCAGTTTGCTCCTGTTTCAAAGTCCCGGAAGCGGAAGTTCTATCGCACCAGTTTCTGTAAGATCAACCAGCAGACTCCGGCACCTCCTTCCTCCCCGAGTATCGGATCCcgggtctgtttttattttcagagagtCTAGAGGAGTTGTGGGCTGCCAGACTCTCCCAGCGGCAGAGTCTCAAGCTGGCACTGATGCCCGCATTCCATTCCCGCTTATTCATGAAGCAGCTAATTTGCCCTTCCCCAACGCTGCTTAGGAAAAAGCAGTACGGAAGGCTTTCCCCCTCCCTGGTCCCAAATCAGCCACCACTCCAGCTTGTAGTGGCTGGGGTATCCTGGGGGACAGGGCTTCTCTACCTAATCCCTTCATCCCCCAAGCTTTTCTCAATGGCTTTACAGCATGACCCCGGCTGACTGTCAGACACAAAACGCTTTGGGAAACttctgagtttttttgtttttgtttgttttaaaaagttttggtTGCTCTTCTGAAGAGAGAGCAGGGGAGGGGTGTTGGGGTGCCCTGCTGTTGTTTGCTTCAGTTTGGGGTTTTAACTTCATTTTAGTCTTATCatttgtttgtgtgggtgtgggggggttCCTGTGTGTGGGTGCGCATGTGGGTGTATGGGTGCGTGTTGGGAGGGGGTACATGTGTATAGGGGGGTACAAGTGGAAGAGCTCCTGCCCCCACTTgtatatagaggtcagaagacaacactGCCGAGCTgcttcctccatctgcctttacgtgggttctggggattgaactccggTCTTCCGGCTTATGCAGTAACagcttcacccactgagccagctccattttgttgttttgtttgtttgttttggggctcGGAGTTTGTTGGTAGCTGTGCTGGTCGTagtgttttgaggcagagtttcacgTTCTAGCCCAGGCTAGTTTTGAACTTACAACCCTCCAGCCTTGACCTCGTGAGTTGCTGGGTTTACGGGTCAGAGGCATTGTACCTGGTGTGTGTACATTAACAAAATAAGTCAGGCCAATCATGTTAAGCCTGCGGTATTACCCCACGTGTGCAGCAAGCATTACACAGATGGGTAGATGTGGCATCTGGAGATATCGTATTTCATGTATGGAAACAAGCAGAATACCAACACAATTGAAGGCAAAATTGTAAACAGCATCTCCCAAACACTTGCTGTTGCTCCTCTGAAAAGTACAGGAAGCCGTGGAAGCCGCTTCTCTTTCCAGTGGGAGCTTGACACATTTCGATACAATGATTCCAAAGGGTGGAGAGGAAGAAATGCAGGGGACTGGTgagagtcctgagtatgtgagtTGTTGAAAAGGGACAGGAATTTCATTTATTCCAAGGCCAAAGGCGCATATCTAGCGACATCATGCCTTCTGGCTGGTATGACATCATAAGAGTACAGAGAGTAAAGTAGACCCCAGATGGACTGGCTTGAATAGATCCGCTCTCATGAATTCTCATCTTTGATCTTATGACTGGATTCATCCACTCATGAGGGTAACGCCCCGGTCACCTTCTAAAAGCACAGCCTCCTGATAACTGGTAATGGGGACTGAATTTGAACATGGGAGTTGATGAGACACTGTATTCAAACCGTAACAGCAATTGTCCAATCCTGTTCCAGATGCACAAGGTTTAGGGCTGTGTTCCAGTCTCACTCGTCTATAAATGTGTGACAATTCAGCTATAGGTCTGGGGATCTCGGCTAGGAGCTACACGGTCCCCATAAAAATATTCGGGACTGTTGGGGAGCATCTCTAAGGGCCATGGTGATTTGGAGATGTAGAGCATTGataaaaagaacccaaatgcaAACGCCCAGCAATGCTGTAAGGCTTTCTCCCCCTGAACTGACTTATCCCAGGCTCCAATAGCGTCCTActcatttgctttctgtttctgtgataaaaacgTTCTGACCCAAGACAACGTGGGAAGAAAAGGCTTATTTCAGCTTGTAATTCACGATCCTCCCCCTCCTCTAAAAACAGAGCCGTTCAAGTCTGTCACAGCTtcatctctgttgctgtgataaaacacagcaAATGATCCAAAAGGATTATTTGGCTTTGATTTCCAGGTCATCATCTATCACTGAGTGgggtcagggcagaaactcaaggtagGAACCCAAAGGCAAGgcccatggaggagtgctgtctGATGGCTCTCCCTGGCTCATGCTATGGGAACTTTCCTACAGGGCCTAAGACCTGCCTAGGGATGATGACACCTACAA from Rattus norvegicus strain BN/NHsdMcwi chromosome 12, GRCr8, whole genome shotgun sequence includes the following:
- the Tmem233 gene encoding transmembrane protein 233, producing MNRQPEPQAARTVRSSSLPVSPTSPMSQYASRSDSKGALDSSSPEVNTEDDKTEEDMPAPSNYLWLSIVSCFCPAYPINIVALVFSIMAQNSYNDGDYEGARRLGRNAKWVAVASIIIGLVIIGVSCAVHFSRNH